From the genome of Malus domestica chromosome 04, GDT2T_hap1, one region includes:
- the LOC108174075 gene encoding uncharacterized protein, which yields MAGSGGGELRAPIFNGENFDFWQIKMKTIFRSYELWNMVESGYRAPVKKEELTEAERKLLRENVVKDARALGIIQGAVSDQIFLRIVTQESVKAAIAAVIENTKDLDTIDAQDVVAILKGYEQRLDRHEESSMEKAFASLKFPRSLISSMASQTVTKYHKNFKPKEKQWSKKGDWSNKVGFTVKNEANNTGDKCKFCDRLHYGECWVKNKVKCHKCNKIGHIARYCNANKTVQQVNFANQVDETGNLFYTNHSGEVKKISDKWYIDSGCSNHMTSRKDLLVDIDKGVKAKVQVGTGVLVEVEGKGTLIIETIKGRRYIKEVMLVPGLAENLLSVGQMTEHGYFLLFGDYKVDVFNDKSLQNLVVSVKQKGNRCFPLILNTNKELALRTNV from the exons ATGGCTGGATCTGGAGGAGGAGAACTCCGAGCGCCAATCTTCAATGGCGAGAATTTTGATTTCTGGCAAATCAAAATGAAGACCATCTTTCGCTCGTACGAACTGTGGAATATGGTTGAGAGTGGGTACAGAGCTCCGGTGAAGAAGGAGGAACTCACAGAGGCAGAGAGGAAGCTGCTGCGAGAGAATGTGGTTAAGGATGCTAGAGCACTGGGTATTATTCAAGGTGCCGTTTCAGATCAAATTTTTCTGAGGATTGTAACTCAGGAAAGTGTGAAGGCTGC TATTGCAGCTGTGATAGAGAATACTAAGGATTTAGACACCATAGATGCACAGGATGTTGTAGCTATTTTGAAGGGGTATGAACAAAGGTTGGATAGACATGAAGAGAGTAGTATGGAGAAAGCATTTGCTAGTTTGAAATTTCCCCGAAGTTTAATAAGTTCAATGGCCAGCCAAACAGTAACAAAATACCACAAGAATTTTAAGCCAAAAGAGAAACAATGGAGTAAAAAGGGTGATTGGAGTAATAAGGTTGGATTCACTGTGAAGAATGAGGCAAACAATACTGGGGATAAGTGTAAATTCTGTGATAGACTTCACTATGGAGAGTGTTGGGTTAAAAACAAGGTCAAGTGTCACAAGTGCAACAAAATTGGGCATATTGCAAGGTACTGTAATGCGAACAAGACTGTGCAACAGGTGAACTTTGCTAATCAGGTTGATGAAACTGGAAATCTATTTTATACAAATCATTCTGGAGAAGTGAAGAAGATAAGTGATAAATGGTACATAGATAGTGGTTGTAGTAACCATATGACATCCAGAAAAGACTTACTTGTTGATATTGACAAAGGAGTGAAAGCCAAGGTCCAAGTTGGCACTGGAGTCTTGGTTGAAGTTGAAGGGAAGGGAACACTGATCATTGAAACAATAAAGGGTCGAAGATATATAAAGGAAGTTATGCTTGTACCTGGTCTTGCAGAAAATTTGCTAAGTGTGGGACAGATGACTGAGCACGGTTACTTTCTTTTATTTGGAGATTATAAAGTGGATGTGTTCAATGATAAATCTTTACAGAACTTGGTGGTCAGTGTGAAGCAGAAAGGAAATAGATGTTTTCCTTTAATTCTTAACACAAACAAGGAGCTTGCATTGAGGACAAATGTGTAG